A genomic window from Silene latifolia isolate original U9 population chromosome Y, ASM4854445v1, whole genome shotgun sequence includes:
- the LOC141628476 gene encoding uncharacterized protein LOC141628476 has translation MVSIGFWNVRGLNKKNKQGDVRRLLHINNVGLYGLVETKVKNININKVQAGLGYNWQFINNNDLKEGGRIWLLWDPAIFKVDVLLKDVQVIHATFEHLLAGFSWVCSLFYGCNKDYERVGQWQSILHCNSLVNGPWLFMGDFNNVMHTGERLGSDVSPAEVKAFQDYVDRCGLYDFVAQGHTSPWLTNGPSGIVSFLPEGLFDHSPCIIKLWEQVDRKKSSFKYFNMWGKDERFHATVLNIWQKQIKGCKIFQVVKKLKLLKFPSWQFNKECFGDILNTAKVAQMLLEDIQRQLHQDPTNVGLQCEEIAAAQSFKDLDEAINLFLNQKAKIH, from the exons ATGGTTAGTATTGGATTTTGGAACGTTCGTGGCCTTAATAAAAAGAATAAGCAAGGAGATGTTAGACGTCTCTTGCATATTAATAATGTAGGGTTGTATGGTCTAGTTGAGACTAAAGTTAAAAATATCAACATCAATAAAGTGCAGGCTGGGTTAGGGTATAACTGGCagtttattaataataatgaccTTAAGGAGGGTGGTAGGATCTGGCTTCTTTGGGACCCTGCTATCTTCAAGGTGGACGTGTTATTAAAGGATGTGCAAGTGATTCATGCTACTTTTGAACACCTGCTGGCTGGTTTCTCTTGGGTATGCTCCCTATTTTATGGATGTAATAAGGATTATGAAAGAGTAGGCCAATGGCAGTCTATTCTTCATTGTAATTCTCTTGTTAATGGTCCATGGCTTTTCATGGGTGACTTTAACAATGTCATGCATACTGGGGAGCGTCTAGGTTCTGATGTGTCTCCTGCTGAAGTCAAAGCTTTCCAAGACTATGTGGACAGATGTGGACTGTATGACTTTGTGGCTCAGGGGCATACTTCACCT TGGCTCACTAATGGCCCTTCTGGCATTGTCTCTTTCCTGCCTGAGGGTTTGTTTGATCATAGCCCTTGTATCATCAAACTCTGGGAGCAGGTTGATAGAAAGAAGTCTAGTTtcaaatactttaatatgtggggcaAGGATGAGAGATTTCATGCTACTGTTTTGAATATTTGGCAAAAGCAGATTAAGGGTTGCAAGATTTTTCAAGTTGTTAAGAAACTTAAGCTTCTTAAATTTCCTTCGTGGCAATTTAACAAGGAATGTTTTGGGGATATCCTTAATACTGCTAAGGTGGCCCAGATGCTACTTGAAGATATTCAGAGACAATTGCACCAGGACCCTACTAATGTGGGTCTGCAATGTGAAGAAATAGCTGCTGCACAGTCCTTTAAAGATCTAGATGAGGCCATAAATTTGTTTCTCAACCAGAAAGCAAAGATTCACTAG